The Salminus brasiliensis chromosome 4, fSalBra1.hap2, whole genome shotgun sequence nucleotide sequence ACAGTCATTATTACATGGAGATGCAGAACCTACTTACTGCTTAAGCATGCTGTACGCAATGACTTAGCAAAAATAATTCCACCAAGAAAGGGTTCCTCCACTGGTGGTCATCGTTAGAAAGCTAAATCCAGCCAACTAGTAGTCATTACCTGACCAGGGTTCTTGCTCTTTTCTCATGAGTAAATTCCTTCTTTTCCGTGCTTTATTTCTAGAATAATTTTTCCACACAGAACAGAGGACAGAGAAcaattatgtttatttgtgatgTACAGTAAACAATTTATGAACTTATCAGATGAATATGTAAAACAGCCTGTGAAAGGAATATAATGAACTGTGAAACAATGTAGCAATGAGTGCCAATGCTTTGTGTAGAGCTGATCTTTgaacaaaaatggaaaacaatGATTCATGACTGACAGTGTGATTtgaaagaaaaacattaaaGACCACCTTAGTGACATCCTCAGAACTGCAAATTCACACAACATTGGCCTTACCTCAGGCCTGACATTGCACCTATGACACTTCTCAGTTGATTTAAGGAACAGGGTGAAAAGGGGGGGGAAACACATCAACATTAGCACCTTCAGGTTCCCACTCCATAATCATGGACCATGGCAAACCATTCTTAACCAACAATCTGACCAGTACTTAGTTTTTCTTTTGAGGTcagctgctctgtgtgttggaCTCTGGATTTTTCTTTTCTGGACTCTCATTTACCTATTCCAAGAAAACATTTAGTCTAAGATTCATGATACTCTTCATCAACTTTCACAAGCCAAGTTTGTTCTAAAACCTTTGGCCATGATGCCCCCACTCAAACATTCACAGTGAGCCTCTAAAGTGCTGCTGCTGATCAGTAGAAGTCGAATCCAAATAAGATgcttaaaatctttaaaaaaataataaaatacatcagCTCATACAGAACAGATTAAGTTGGTttatatcaataaataaatacttgaGTATTTAATCTGTATGTATGAAGTATGAAGTCAACAGTTGGTGCTACTGTGCCAgttaaaaatacattacataAATGGCATTGTTGTCACAACACTTCAAACCATAAATTCAACAAGTTACTAAGTTGAAAAAGGTGAACGCCAAAAGAAACCCAATTGTGTGAAGCTTATTAATAGGAGATCCGAGAATAACTGGTCACCAGTCATTGGCATATCAATAAATCTATAAACGTTGTGATTTTGCAATCAGGGATTCATATCTAGTCCAGCTCCAGTCTTGATCCTATGAACaagagagacacaaaaaaggcatacaattgtaaataatatatatatattgacattAAACTGATTTGTGTTTGTATGATAGTTTGGTGCTCAACCTGTAAATTATTACCTTAGCAAAAGTGTTACTGTTAAAAGCTTTAGGGTATAAACATGAACAGTACTATTTCAATACATTGACTGATATGTCTGATTTACCATTATACTCTCAGACTTTTCATCAGTTGTCTCTTGCAGCAGACTTGTGAGCTGACTTAAGTACCTCTGGTTCTCCTCCAGTAGATGGTTGACAGTTTCACTAGAAAGTACAACAATTTGGGTTCAGTTGTAGCAGAAAACACAACACTATCCTTTGAAATGTACCAGAAAAATATACCCATCATGTGTTGCATGCAGTGACAAGGGTAGGCGTGGCGAGCAGGAGGGCTGAGGATGGGACCAGGCTGACAGAGAGGCCGACATCTCTGTGCTGTGGCTGCGTGTGGTGTTCTGTGCCTGGAAGCATATATTCATTTCCCTTTATTGCAAAAACAGCACTTTTAGGAAGCAGAAAACTGCATTATTGCAAGGAATTGTTTGTATACATTTCGGGCAGCTTCCCTATTTTTACAAATGTGATGGTGTTTATCTGAACTCCCCTGTATCAGATTATGCCAccacagaatattaaaaagtactGAATGAGTATTTCTTGTTTAAATCAAGCCACCCCTGCTGGTTATGTTTATGCACACTTGCAGTCCTGCCAGGAAAACTAGTGGGCTGGCCGTTAACCATTAATAAAACATACCTCTTAAAGAAATCATTGACAATCCAACATCTTTCGGATGCTATATTGTAAAACTTGTTTCTTGACAGCCTGATCTAATTGTTTTGGTGTATCATCTTCCTGAACCCAATCCTGTATTTCTGAGTGAGTTTATCTGTTCACTTGGCCACATCTGCTCAAATGACTGGTGATTTTAATATATTAGTAGAGATCTTCAAATCTTCGATCACATCTACCAGATATCTGACACAATATCAGAGTTATTGATAAGTAATTAATTGTACAGGCAATTCTTTCTGAGTCATGCTCCTGGGGGTTTCAAAATTGGCTTAAACATCTTGATTAAGTTGATCATCTTACACATCATAAGCTTTTAGGCCCATTTCATCTGGTTTCAGGAAAACAGATACAGTAATTGTCAAAGTCACCAACAACCTTTTCCTCAATGCTGACTCGTGTTTAAGCAATCTTAGTCTGTTAGGTgtcacaattaattaattaaacatttgattaatttgtatttatttataagtgtacaaaatatatgtatatttgcgCCACTTTACCtatgaataaatacaaattaatcaAATGTATAATTAATTGTATTTGATTATTAAACACATTacttcttgttgttttttttttgcttgtttttatcTCACTGATGTATGTAAAGCGCTTTAAGCCCTTAATACTCACACAGGCAATTTTCAATAAGTGCCAGAACTCCCTTTgtctcttcatctgcatctgcatgACCGTGCTGTCTGCTTCCTTAATGTTCTCTAGGGTTTTCTCTATCTTGGGGAATAAGTCAATGATCTTCTGTTTGCTTAGCAGAATTTTGCTGTCAAAAATAATGACACAACATACTTAACTTTGAAGACAAAAGCAAAGCATCAGTTGAACTTTTAACAAATGAAATGTGGAGCTTTATAATTAAGGATTGCTTGCATTATTAGAACAAATTACAAATGAATTGAGCtcattagtgtttttttttctctcatatacacacattcacaaattGTCCTGTGACGCAATCCAGCATGTTGAGTATACGTTACTTACAGACAAAATAATACCACaaagtaaatacacacattctctACAGATGTTCAGTTCAAAATGCTTATTCAGTTAAAACTGGTTAAACCATTTACCTGAGATGTGCATAAAGGTCCTTTAGCACTCTGTCTTGATTCTGGACAGTCTGAACAATGACTTTCACCATCTCAGAGCTGTCACTGTAGCCATGTTGAGGATCATTCACTGTAGAGGGCATGAAAAAACATCTCAAAAACAACATAATATCCAGCCTTTAGTCATGTGACCCAGTCAAGACTTTACGATAGAGACAGTTGATTAAATACAACTTGAAAGGACACCGCTTACTTTTGCATTTTGCCTTCAATTGTTTGTAGAGTTCAACAGCTTTTTCCTCACTGAAATGCAATGAGGTTAAGTGAAAGTTTAGTGAAAAGAAAACACTGCTTATGTTAGAAATTAGCATAGGACAACATTAGGACAATATTTACAGTTGCTCCATTACGTCTCCTTGGCGACGGGCATATGGACTTCTCTGAAGCTCAACAATCTCTGAGTGCAAGGCCATAATCTCCTCATCCAAGTGTCCAACCTCTGCAACCTTAAAGCAGGGAAAATAAATTGGGCAAATAAGAGAGAGCACCCCTGGTCAACGTTTCTGTTACACTGAacaagtgagtagaagatgaactgatctcctgAAGGCAGACGATTAAGGATGAAAAATGTGCATTGTAGATTTTCATTATAAGTTTTGTTTTGTATGATTTTAGAGTGaagaaaagaaccaaacactgCAAGCAATTCAAGCTCTCACATAACTTTTACCAAAGTCTCAGACAGTAATTAGATTGTTAGAGCTATGGTTTGTTTACGGTCATCGTTTGGAAAAGCCAggggatgcaaatgtcaaagtTTTTAAAGGCTCTGACTTCTTAAACCTTGTTCTTACGATCACCAGCTACGAGCTCCTCTATGCAGCTGCCTAGCTCTCTGAAAATTAAATAATTGATGCCCAAAAAGCAGGAGAggctataataataattcttacCAAAGAGGGTTTTACAAAGTTCTGACTACTGCAGGGTGACTTCAGAACCTTTTTTGGTTATTTTTGTAACTCTAAACAGAGGGAAAATAACCTTAATAACctaattcttaaaaataaaaataaaggaatGTGTCATCTTTTAACATTAAAGAAACCAGGTGATCTTTTACTTGCATAGCAATTCATATGaacataatttttttaacaggggtgcccaaacttctgcaaatgtaaatatttaattcCCTCATCATACCTGCACAAAGGCAGCAGccttttcttcattgtcttgcCAAGCCTTCAGCATCTTTTCAGAGGCTACAGAGAGCAAATGATAAAGTAATAagacataaatataaatataaacatacatatatatgtatttttttagatATGAATTAGTCAAAAAAAGGGTTAACCAtttaagagaaataaaaacagGAAACTTACATATGCCATACTGCATCTGATCACTGTACTTCTCAAGGTCATACTGAATACTACTCTTAAAGAAATCAAGCTTGGCTTTCAATTGCTGAGAACATGAAAACATCAGATTCTTGTATCTAGTGAGGTTGGTGTTATATCGAAGAAGGCTCAACCTATAAAAgagcatgtgcacacacaaaaTCAGCCAAAATTGAAGATCAATAAACCTGAAGTAAACCGTAAACTGCATACATCTTATATGATGGACATACATGGCAGCTCGTTGTCCTTGGAAAAGGCGGCTGTAGTCCTCTTTAAGGCCACAGACATAGCTCACTGCCTCACCCCAAACCTTCTTAAGGGTACTCAAGGAAAGCTGAGTCTTGATCTCACGTACTAAAAAAACGAGCAAAAAATGACTGATTACGTATTGGTATGACACTGCCTACTGTAAGTATCAGACAGAATAATTTTGCATATTAATAATGTATGTAGCATAGAAACCTTGACAATAAGTGACATTATAATGAAGATTAAAAACAGTATATGCCTTTGACAGTATTCTTTTAAGCATCTCAGTGTCTTGTGAATCCATTTGATTTAGGGTAAGGCTAGACACTGACAATCTAACTAAAATTAATCATATTATAATACATAGTTACTGTAATATTCACGGATAAAATTGACGCTCTCTGGGAGTGCCCTGGCAGTCAAGGGTCCAGAGTACTTGGTTAGGCTCTTGTCAAACAGATACACAATATAGCTGTCCCATCCTCGCTGATGTCCAAAGATGcacaagacaaaaacaaaaaataagcaGTGGGTCAGTTCCAGAGATCCAATTTATATTCAAAGAAAGAAGAGAATAAAAGTTTATAGCTCTCTTACAACTCCATCCAGGACACACTGTGCAGCAGGCTTTCTCGGATCAAGCATTACTCCTGTCTCCTGCAGAAGCTCTTGATTCAGATGTTC carries:
- the chuk gene encoding inhibitor of nuclear factor kappa-B kinase subunit alpha isoform X2, with protein sequence MDKPPFKQTQVCGPWAMKERLGTGGFGHVYLYQHQETSEKIAVKLCRLELNAKNKDRWSREIQIMKKLNHLNVVTAREVPEEMKHIALNDLPLLAMEYCSKGDLRKLLSKPENCCGLKESEVLSLLNDVGSGIQYLHANKIIHRDLKPENIVLQDINGKLVHKIIDLGYAKDLDQGSLCTSFVGTLQYLAPELFESKPYTVTVDYWSFGTMIFECSCGFRPFLHNLQPVQWTSKVRNKGPKDIMAVEDMNGEVRFSTHLPYPNNLSRTLLEPLESLLQLMLKWDPVQRGGGVNPDTKQPQCFALLEQILNMKVVHILNMTTTQVHSFLLNPEEGLHSLQQRIEAETKIEHLNQELLQETGVMLDPRKPAAQCVLDGVRGWDSYIVYLFDKSLTKYSGPLTARALPESVNFILREIKTQLSLSTLKKVWGEAVSYVCGLKEDYSRLFQGQRAAMLSLLRYNTNLTRYKNLMFSCSQQLKAKLDFFKSSIQYDLEKYSDQMQYGISSEKMLKAWQDNEEKAAAFVQVAEVGHLDEEIMALHSEIVELQRSPYARRQGDVMEQLEEKAVELYKQLKAKCKMNDPQHGYSDSSEMVKVIVQTVQNQDRVLKDLYAHLSKILLSKQKIIDLFPKIEKTLENIKEADSTVMQMQMKRQREFWHLLKIACAQNTTRSHSTEMSASLSAWSHPQPSCSPRLPLSLHATHDGETVNHLLEENQRYLSQLTSLLQETTDEKSESIMDQDWSWTRYESLIAKSQRL
- the chuk gene encoding inhibitor of nuclear factor kappa-B kinase subunit alpha isoform X1 gives rise to the protein MDKPPFKQTQVCGPWAMKERLGTGGFGHVYLYQHQETSEKIAVKLCRLELNAKNKDRWSREIQIMKKLNHLNVVTAREVPEEMKHIALNDLPLLAMEYCSKGDLRKLLSKPENCCGLKESEVLSLLNDVGSGIQYLHANKIIHRDLKPENIVLQDINGKLVHKIIDLGYAKDLDQGSLCTSFVGTLQYLAPELFESKPYTVTVDYWSFGTMIFECSCGFRPFLHNLQPVQWTSKVRNKGPKDIMAVEDMNGEVRFSTHLPYPNNLSRTLLEPLESLLQLMLKWDPVQRGGGVNPDTKQPQCFALLEQILNMKVVHILNMTTTQVHSFLLNPEEGLHSLQQRIEAETKIEHLNQELLQETGVMLDPRKPAAQCVLDGVRGWDSYIVYLFDKSLTKYSGPLTARALPESVNFIREYYIREIKTQLSLSTLKKVWGEAVSYVCGLKEDYSRLFQGQRAAMLSLLRYNTNLTRYKNLMFSCSQQLKAKLDFFKSSIQYDLEKYSDQMQYGISSEKMLKAWQDNEEKAAAFVQVAEVGHLDEEIMALHSEIVELQRSPYARRQGDVMEQLEEKAVELYKQLKAKCKMNDPQHGYSDSSEMVKVIVQTVQNQDRVLKDLYAHLSKILLSKQKIIDLFPKIEKTLENIKEADSTVMQMQMKRQREFWHLLKIACAQNTTRSHSTEMSASLSAWSHPQPSCSPRLPLSLHATHDGETVNHLLEENQRYLSQLTSLLQETTDEKSESIMDQDWSWTRYESLIAKSQRL